A segment of the Catenuloplanes nepalensis genome:
CTCTACCGCGCGTAACGGTGCCCGTGGGTCGAGGCGTGCTCACGCCCCGACCCACGGACCGTCAACCGGCCAGGCTCGTACCGGCGAAGGCTGCGCGGACCTTCTCCTCGTCCAGGCCGTAGCGCTCCAGCGTGTAGCGGTGCGTGCCGGGGGCGCGGCGGCGGTCCCGGCCGGCGAACGCGGTGAGCGCGTCCCGGTCCGCCGCGGTCAGCGGAGCGCCGGCCCGCTCCCAGATCGCGGCCGCGGTGCCGGCCGGGTCGGCGACCAGGTCGTCGTAGTCGACGTCGACCATGTGCGCGCCGGTGGCCGCCCGGACGGTGCCGGCCCGGTCCGCGGCCCGGGTCCAGTAGTCCAGCCAGGTGCGGCCGATCTCGGCGAGGTCGACGCGGTGGTTGTGCATGCGCAGCGTGGCCTCGCAGAAGCTGCACCAGGACGCGAGCGCGACCGCGGGGTCACGCCGGGTCGTGACGATCACCGCGTCCGGGAAGGCGGTCAGCAGCGCGTCGAGGTGGCCGAGGTGGCAGGGCGACTTGAGCACCCACCGCGGCGTCTCGTCCCGTTGCAGCACCTGGAGCTGCTGCCGGAGGTAGGCGTAGTCGGGCGTGAAGTCGTGCGCGTCGTACCAGTCGCGGTAGCCGGGCATCGGCACCCGGGTCAGGTGGACGCCGTTGTGCGGCAGCAGGAACACGCACTCCTCCGGCTCGGTCGCGGCGAGCGGATGGATGGTGCGCATCGCGGGCATCATCGCGTAGTAGAGCCCGGCCAGCATCCGGGCCGAGAACCGGCGGCCGGCCGCCTCGGCGCCACGCGCGGCCGGGTGCAGCAGTTCCCAGAACATCGGAGCCCGTGCGCCGGTACGGTGCCCGAGCAGGCCGTGCAGCAGCGACGTCCCGGTGCGCGGCAGTCCGGTGACGAAGACCGGGCGCGGCACCGGCGCCGCCGCGATCTCCGGCCGGGTCCGGAGCACCTCGCGCACGCGCCGGCGGTTCGCCAGGCGGCGGCCGACCTCCATGCGCATCGCGATCCGGCCCATCGGCGTCAGGTCCGCGGCCTGGATGTGCTCGTGGAGCACGCGCAGGCCGTCCAGGAAGGCGGCGTCCTCGTCGGTGGTGCGCAGGCCGGCGGCGCGCTGTAGCACCGGGAACCGGGACGAGGCCCGCAGAACCGGATCGGCGAGGCCGAGCACCGCGTTCGCGGGGCCGACCCAGCGGGCGAGACGCGGACCTGCTGTTTCCGTCATGTCGCTTTTATCCTTGCTTTTCAAGTGGTCAGGCGAGCGGGGCGGTGGTCTGCAGGTCGCTGACGACCCAGGTGTCCCTGGACCGGGACAGCGCGACCTGGCAGGACAGGAACGTGAGCCGGGGCAGCGCGCGGCCCGGCCGGCCGTCCGGGCCGAGCACGGTGCCGGGGCTGCGGTCGACGACCACGCGCAGGATCGGTCGGTCCAGCGTGAAGAAGCTGTCCGGGTTGACGCTTCGCACCACATAACCGGCGTCCCGGATCGCACCCCCGTCGCGGTACGCGTCGGAGATCGCCGCGACCGCGGCCGCGCACGCGGTACAGGCCGGATCGCTCGCGGCCGTCAGCGCGGACGTGTCACCGGTGCGCAGCGCGTGGTCCAGCGTGGTGAAGAAGTACGGCACGAACAGCTTCGCACCCTCGCTGCTCAACTCCGACACCTGACCGCTGGGCAGCGGCGCCGAGTTCGACGCGGTCACGCTGCCCGCGGGCGGCCGAGGGCCGGCGTCCTGCCCGGGACCGCCACCGGTCGAGTACGTGACCGCGAGCAGCACCGCACCGGTCGCGACCGCGGTCGCCAGGATCCCGGCGGTCGCGACCGTCTGCTGCCGCCGCGGCCGGGCCGGCGGCCGCTCCGCGGGGGCGGGGCGGGCGTCCATGGGCTTCCCGCCACCGGCCGGCCCGTCGCGGCCCGGCCCGGCAGGGGCATCCGGCGTCCAGGTCGGCCCGGCGATCTGCGGTTTCGGCGCCTCGATCGCCCGCCAGGCCCCGGACGTTCCGGGCCCCGCGGCCGGCTGCGGCCGGGACGGAGGTGGCTCGATCGGCGGTAAGGGCCGGGCCGGCGGGCTGAGCCGGGTCTCGGCGGCGGGCCGATCCGCGCCGGCGGGACCGGTGCGCCGCGCCGGTGGATGAGCGCGCGGCGCCGGGGGGACCGGAATCGAGGGCTTTCCGGCCGCCGGGGTCCGGCCAGGGGCGACGGGGTTCGTAGCGGGCGGCGGAGTCTGCGCCGGCACCCATCGATTCTCGGGAGTCCTGCGAGGACGAGCGGCCGGCGATTCCTGCGAGGACGACGGAGCCGCACGACCGGGGGCCGCCGAAGCCGCGCGACCGGGCACGCCGGAATCCGGCGCAGCCGCAGGGCCAGGCAGGCCGGAGCCCGGCGATCCCGCACGGCCGGGCAGGCTGGAGCCCGGCGATCCCGCACGACCAGGCAGACCAGAATCCGGCGATCCCGCACGACCAGGCAGACCGGAATCCGGAGATCCGGCACGACCAGGCAGATCAGAATCCGGCGAGCCCACGCGCCCAGGCAGACCAGAACCCGGAGATCCCGCACGACCAGGCAGATCAGAGCCCGGGGAGCCCGCACGACCAGGCAGACCGGAATCCGGCGAGCCCACGCGCCCAGGCAGACCAGAAACCGGCGAAGCCGCACGACCGGGCAGACTGGAAGCCGGCGGCTCACCGGCGGCGGCCTCGCCCTCGCGGCCCTCGCGGACCCG
Coding sequences within it:
- a CDS encoding sulfotransferase family protein; the encoded protein is MTETAGPRLARWVGPANAVLGLADPVLRASSRFPVLQRAAGLRTTDEDAAFLDGLRVLHEHIQAADLTPMGRIAMRMEVGRRLANRRRVREVLRTRPEIAAAPVPRPVFVTGLPRTGTSLLHGLLGHRTGARAPMFWELLHPAARGAEAAGRRFSARMLAGLYYAMMPAMRTIHPLAATEPEECVFLLPHNGVHLTRVPMPGYRDWYDAHDFTPDYAYLRQQLQVLQRDETPRWVLKSPCHLGHLDALLTAFPDAVIVTTRRDPAVALASWCSFCEATLRMHNHRVDLAEIGRTWLDYWTRAADRAGTVRAATGAHMVDVDYDDLVADPAGTAAAIWERAGAPLTAADRDALTAFAGRDRRRAPGTHRYTLERYGLDEEKVRAAFAGTSLAG
- a CDS encoding DUF6318 family protein, with product MDARPAPAERPPARPRRQQTVATAGILATAVATGAVLLAVTYSTGGGPGQDAGPRPPAGSVTASNSAPLPSGQVSELSSEGAKLFVPYFFTTLDHALRTGDTSALTAASDPACTACAAAVAAISDAYRDGGAIRDAGYVVRSVNPDSFFTLDRPILRVVVDRSPGTVLGPDGRPGRALPRLTFLSCQVALSRSRDTWVVSDLQTTAPLA